CGGTCACAACAGTTATGCTTATGAAAAATTTGGTGGAGTTATATAAAACCCAGAGGAAAGAACAATGACTTTTAGTGAAAAGATCAAAACGAAAAAATTTATCGTAACAAGCGAAATAGGCCCGCCAAAGGGCGTTGATGTGGCGGCACATATTGTGGATGCGGAACTGGTCAAGGGCCGCGTAGACGCGATCAATGTGACGGACCTGCAAAGTTCGGTGATGCGGCTTGGCTCATTGGCGTTCAGCCGTCTTTTAATAGAGCGTAATATAGAGCCCATATACCAAGTGACGTGTCGAGACAGAAACCGCCTTGCGCTGCAATCGGACCTGTTGTCCGCTTATGCTCTTGGCATACGCAACGTCCTCATACTGACGGGCGACCATCCGTCACTGGGTGACCACCCGGCGGCAAAACCGGTTTACGACCTGGATTCCGTAGGCCTTCTACGAGCGGCAAAGCTCCTTGAAAGCGGACATGATCTGGCAGGCAAAAAACTGAAAGGCTCGCCAAAGTTCTGCCTTGGCGCAGCCGTCAATCCCGGGGTGGATCCGCTTGAACCGGAAATAATAAAGATGGCAAAAAAGATAGAATCCGGCGCGGAGTTTTTCCAGACACAGGCCATATTTGACGCGAAGCAGTTTGAAAAATTTATGAATAACATAAAGGATTTGAAAGTCCCCATAATAGCCGGCGTGGTCGTACTTAAAAGTGCTGATAGCGCAAGATTCATGAATAAGCACGTACCCGGCATATCGGTACCGGATGCAATAATAGAAGAAATAGAAAAGGCCGAGGATAAAGATAAAAAGTCGATAGAGATAGCGGCGCGCCTTATAAAAGAGTTAAAGGGTATCGCCGGCGGAGTCCATATCATGTCTATAGGGATGAATAAGAAGGTTCCTTTAATACTTAACGCGGCGGGCCTTTAGAGAATGGTTGAGAAAAAGGTCACAATTTTAGATATACAGAATAAAAAGAGAAGCGGAAAAAAGATAACGATGCTTACCGCTTACGACTATTTTCTGGCTAAAATTGTCGACGAGGCCGGCATAGACGTCGTATTGGTAGGCGATTCACTGGGGATGGTAGTATTGGGTTACGAATCTACCGTAAATGTCACCATGGATGATATGATACGCCATACTCAGGCGGCAAGGCGGGGAATCAAGAGGTCGCTCCTAATAGGCGATATGCCTTATAAGTCATTCGAGACGGTCGAGGCGGCCGCAAAGAATGCGAAAAGGTTTGTAGAAGAAGCCGGATGCGA
Above is a genomic segment from Candidatus Omnitrophota bacterium containing:
- a CDS encoding methylenetetrahydrofolate reductase, with translation MTFSEKIKTKKFIVTSEIGPPKGVDVAAHIVDAELVKGRVDAINVTDLQSSVMRLGSLAFSRLLIERNIEPIYQVTCRDRNRLALQSDLLSAYALGIRNVLILTGDHPSLGDHPAAKPVYDLDSVGLLRAAKLLESGHDLAGKKLKGSPKFCLGAAVNPGVDPLEPEIIKMAKKIESGAEFFQTQAIFDAKQFEKFMNNIKDLKVPIIAGVVVLKSADSARFMNKHVPGISVPDAIIEEIEKAEDKDKKSIEIAARLIKELKGIAGGVHIMSIGMNKKVPLILNAAGL